A DNA window from Acidobacteriota bacterium contains the following coding sequences:
- a CDS encoding GAF domain-containing protein, with protein sequence MNPECADDPLLEVLRHLFPTCPAFRLRVDDPGRSGPWECELRVKRTLPLAPRGGRQAARTGPRSGEISLGGLERGVTVSLSGPGLPAGEAKLSADQAALLRQAIRLFLIRQGYERLARQFDVLCDINREINSQSELKPLVETIAENTARLLDADAVSVMLYDERHERFRTFAGWRSWATDSGAVVFYATEGIIGKVAATLQGVRVADTARSPDFKPSADTTQPPIKSMLCVPLVDMAGARPVLIGVINASRRLFPDRPSKEGFSEGDLSLFEKFAVQVTAAIQRSRVFEETRRRTLQLQIVNQIGTILGSSLERSDNFQRALDLLARSFALSYAQLLIVSGEELKYNVNTRRNPDFIPPGLAGLLRRGKWNTRSRFVERESRAKYLFSLGQTPRSMTYLYVESGDALLFEDEHNRRVMETVLDQLSIALENYALFADVSASNRKMAELDRMKNELISIVSHDFRTPLTVIHAYSELLLLQPEMGTENRREYLNSIFEQIGHLRRLAEGLLKITRIESGEMTYTFEAIDFAVLAEKIGSRRLPRHQIRFEVEAGLAPLNADYDKLFEVLDNLISNAIKFSPDGGEVVVRARRHKDGCALIEVRDQGIGIPPEQLGNLFRKYSRVYNEQTKHIRGTGLGLYICKKLVEGHGGKISVRSKPGEGSTFSITIPFHQPVPVTP encoded by the coding sequence AGCGGGCCGTGGGAGTGCGAACTGCGAGTGAAACGAACCCTGCCGCTGGCCCCGCGCGGCGGCCGGCAGGCCGCTCGGACCGGGCCGCGGTCGGGCGAGATCAGTCTGGGCGGCCTGGAACGCGGCGTCACCGTGAGCCTTTCGGGCCCGGGTCTCCCCGCCGGCGAGGCGAAGCTGTCAGCCGACCAGGCGGCGCTGCTCCGCCAGGCAATCCGGCTGTTCCTGATCCGGCAGGGGTACGAGCGACTGGCGCGCCAGTTCGACGTCCTGTGCGATATCAACCGCGAAATCAATTCCCAGTCCGAGCTCAAGCCGCTGGTGGAGACCATCGCCGAGAACACGGCCCGACTGCTGGACGCCGACGCCGTCTCGGTCATGCTCTACGACGAGCGCCACGAGCGGTTTCGGACGTTCGCCGGCTGGCGTTCCTGGGCCACTGATTCGGGCGCGGTGGTCTTCTACGCCACCGAGGGCATCATCGGCAAGGTGGCGGCCACCCTGCAGGGGGTGCGCGTGGCCGACACCGCCCGGAGCCCCGACTTCAAGCCGTCGGCTGACACCACGCAGCCGCCCATCAAGTCGATGCTCTGCGTGCCGCTGGTGGACATGGCCGGCGCCCGGCCCGTCCTGATCGGCGTCATCAACGCGTCGCGGCGCCTGTTTCCCGACCGGCCGTCGAAGGAGGGCTTCTCCGAGGGAGATCTGTCGCTCTTCGAGAAGTTCGCCGTGCAGGTCACGGCGGCGATCCAGCGCTCCCGCGTGTTCGAGGAGACCCGCCGGCGCACCCTCCAGCTACAGATCGTCAACCAGATCGGCACCATCCTGGGCAGCTCCCTGGAGCGGAGCGACAACTTCCAGCGGGCCCTGGACCTGCTCGCGCGGTCCTTTGCCCTGTCGTACGCCCAGCTGCTCATCGTCAGTGGCGAGGAACTGAAATACAACGTCAACACCCGGCGGAACCCGGATTTCATCCCGCCCGGCCTGGCGGGACTGCTGCGGCGGGGGAAGTGGAACACCCGGTCCCGGTTCGTCGAGCGGGAGTCGCGCGCCAAGTACCTGTTCAGCCTGGGGCAGACCCCCCGCTCCATGACCTACCTGTACGTCGAGAGCGGCGACGCGCTGCTGTTCGAGGACGAGCACAACCGGCGGGTCATGGAAACGGTGCTCGACCAGCTCTCCATCGCGTTGGAGAACTACGCCCTGTTTGCCGATGTCTCCGCGAGCAACCGGAAGATGGCCGAGCTCGACCGGATGAAGAACGAGCTAATCAGCATCGTGTCCCACGACTTCCGGACGCCGCTCACCGTGATCCACGCCTACTCCGAGCTGCTGCTGCTGCAGCCGGAGATGGGGACCGAGAACCGGCGGGAGTACCTGAACTCCATCTTCGAGCAGATCGGCCACCTGCGTCGCCTGGCCGAGGGGCTGCTCAAGATCACCCGGATCGAGTCGGGCGAGATGACCTACACGTTCGAAGCCATCGACTTCGCGGTGCTGGCCGAGAAGATCGGCTCCCGGCGCCTGCCCCGGCACCAGATCCGCTTCGAGGTGGAGGCCGGACTGGCGCCGCTCAACGCCGACTACGACAAGCTGTTCGAGGTGCTGGACAACCTCATCTCCAACGCCATCAAGTTCTCGCCCGACGGCGGCGAGGTGGTGGTCCGGGCGCGGCGTCACAAGGACGGCTGTGCCCTTATCGAAGTGCGCGACCAGGGGATCGGCATTCCGCCCGAGCAGCTCGGCAACCTGTTCCGGAAGTACAGTCGCGTCTACAACGAGCAGACCAAGCACATCCGCGGCACGGGCCTCGGCCTGTACATCTGCAAGAAGCTGGTGGAGGGGCACGGCGGCAAGATCTCCGTGCGCAGCAAGCCGGGCGAAGGGTCCACCTTCAGCATCACCATCCCCTTTCACCAGCCGGTCCCGGTCACCCCGTGA